The following proteins are co-located in the Myroides profundi genome:
- a CDS encoding WG repeat-containing protein: MNTTLTNKTAAIYPFVDEKGMYGYCNQEKQIVISQQYASGGLFTKSGYAVVRDKQGMYGVIDLENKEVLKCRYDRIELYEVGRFTVANIVQSYTVHSRFWQWKFLPNFNIMSTSSSFKPLWGTEVIREKVTVLVLDTKQVLDTKTVTKDKLYRSGTSIKIKQIGSKLIQVGDDLYFAKKDRLKRIVKKVVSTYDNGLRWVRKVNDEEVRVYNLKGKKVKSYEVIPQPIFPITYKGKEYKVSMQTAKSHLIAKPTICRDTIGNGRYYVNYEFDMYIPVHLKVIDIKSERSIQDIWKNVLNIYPVVSKHFFIVEVAPISAESRVNEFYILTKHGVLKDCLDKPSDYSITSYYNEVLWPAKELLIDQKDIPQGFLLEKIRTISSIKEPLYFVSIKKDQVSRVGVWNVDLQEWLLSPVFYSLRLMDNIKYCVFQLKENGLYGILDITTRTVVYEPIFTYVKDGVEYLAEVELEREKDEVKNVYNCFYINLLNGEEFHPGKNILEFTSRKV; this comes from the coding sequence ATGAACACCACATTAACTAATAAGACCGCTGCTATATATCCTTTTGTAGATGAGAAAGGAATGTATGGATATTGTAATCAAGAGAAACAAATTGTCATCAGTCAACAGTATGCCAGTGGAGGATTATTCACTAAGTCAGGTTATGCTGTAGTACGTGATAAGCAAGGGATGTACGGTGTAATAGACCTAGAGAATAAAGAGGTACTGAAGTGTCGATATGATCGAATAGAGTTATATGAGGTAGGGCGTTTTACAGTTGCTAATATTGTGCAGTCGTATACTGTCCATAGTCGCTTCTGGCAATGGAAGTTCTTGCCTAACTTTAATATCATGAGTACTAGCTCTTCCTTTAAGCCACTATGGGGAACAGAGGTCATAAGAGAGAAGGTAACTGTATTAGTATTAGATACAAAACAAGTACTAGATACAAAGACAGTTACTAAAGATAAGCTCTATAGAAGTGGTACTTCTATCAAGATAAAACAGATCGGTAGTAAGTTAATTCAAGTAGGAGATGATTTGTATTTTGCAAAAAAAGATAGATTAAAACGTATAGTCAAAAAAGTAGTTAGTACTTATGACAATGGATTGCGATGGGTGAGAAAAGTGAATGATGAAGAGGTAAGAGTGTATAATCTGAAAGGTAAAAAAGTGAAGTCCTACGAAGTTATTCCTCAACCTATTTTTCCAATTACTTATAAAGGGAAGGAATATAAGGTATCTATGCAGACAGCTAAGTCTCACTTAATAGCTAAACCAACTATATGTAGAGATACTATAGGGAATGGAAGGTATTATGTCAACTATGAGTTTGATATGTATATTCCTGTGCATCTAAAAGTAATTGATATTAAAAGTGAACGCAGTATACAAGATATTTGGAAGAATGTATTGAATATTTATCCCGTAGTATCTAAGCATTTCTTTATAGTGGAAGTAGCACCTATTAGTGCGGAAAGTAGAGTAAACGAATTCTATATCTTGACAAAGCATGGAGTACTTAAAGATTGTCTAGATAAGCCAAGTGATTACTCAATTACCTCTTATTACAATGAGGTGCTTTGGCCTGCAAAAGAACTATTAATAGATCAGAAAGATATCCCTCAGGGGTTCTTATTAGAGAAGATTAGAACGATAAGCAGTATAAAAGAACCTCTTTATTTTGTGTCGATTAAAAAGGATCAAGTGAGTAGAGTAGGAGTGTGGAATGTAGATCTTCAGGAGTGGTTATTATCACCTGTATTTTATTCTTTGCGCTTAATGGATAATATCAAGTACTGTGTATTTCAGTTAAAAGAAAATGGCTTGTATGGGATATTAGATATTACTACTAGAACTGTGGTGTACGAACCTATATTTACCTACGTAAAAGATGGAGTAGAATACTTAGCTGAGGTAGAGCTAGAAAGAGAGAAAGATGAAGTAAAAAATGTATATAACTGTTTTTACATAAACTTATTGAATGGAGAGGAGTTCCACCCTGGAAAAAATATATTAGAGTTTACATCTCGAAAAGTATAA
- a CDS encoding FUSC family protein, translating into MKNNFFVNLLQQESKTLFKLKHSERLWHIPLMAMLATGLPLLTGWYYDNLQAGLLACLAGLVILYLPSNIPTAQRMITMLVCSFGFMLSFAVGISFSFNFIASAIAFGIFVTAIHWVNLYFNTRPPGSFFFIMVASMSSNMPFDLATIPTRLGYVVMGTMFACTLALIYSVIVGKKYNSKTTIRLVRPVPVKDQFDYLIKAVIVGAFMCISLLVGHLLKFDNPYWIPISCAAIMQGISLYHVWQRALQRIAGTFIGLGLCWALISVSTAPLYLCICIMVLQFIIEMFISRNYAVAVIFITALTVLLAEAGNPIISTPNILIQARFIDIVIGSIIGGIGGWFLHHEYLRKQTRDSLRNTRLQLLKKKRHKIVQQ; encoded by the coding sequence ATGAAGAATAACTTTTTTGTCAACTTGTTACAACAAGAGAGCAAAACACTATTTAAATTAAAACACAGCGAACGACTATGGCATATCCCTTTAATGGCAATGCTTGCTACAGGACTTCCCTTATTAACAGGATGGTATTATGACAATCTTCAAGCAGGGCTTTTAGCCTGTCTAGCAGGATTAGTTATCTTATACCTCCCTTCTAATATTCCTACTGCTCAGCGCATGATCACCATGCTAGTATGTTCATTTGGTTTTATGTTATCGTTTGCGGTAGGTATATCGTTTAGCTTTAACTTTATCGCCTCTGCTATAGCCTTTGGTATATTCGTTACCGCAATCCATTGGGTCAACCTATATTTCAATACTCGACCTCCTGGTAGCTTCTTTTTTATTATGGTAGCTTCTATGTCTAGTAATATGCCATTTGACTTAGCTACTATCCCTACACGTTTAGGATATGTAGTCATGGGAACTATGTTTGCCTGTACTCTAGCTCTAATATACAGTGTTATAGTAGGCAAAAAATACAACAGTAAAACAACAATACGTTTAGTACGTCCTGTCCCAGTCAAAGACCAATTTGATTACCTAATCAAGGCTGTTATAGTTGGTGCTTTCATGTGTATATCTTTATTAGTAGGACATCTATTGAAATTTGACAATCCATATTGGATTCCTATTTCTTGTGCGGCCATTATGCAAGGGATTTCTTTATATCACGTATGGCAACGTGCATTACAGCGTATCGCAGGTACTTTTATTGGATTAGGACTTTGTTGGGCGCTTATCTCAGTCTCTACAGCACCCTTATATTTATGTATTTGTATAATGGTACTTCAGTTTATTATAGAAATGTTTATTTCACGTAATTATGCAGTAGCTGTTATCTTTATTACAGCTCTTACTGTACTTCTTGCAGAGGCGGGTAATCCTATTATCAGTACACCTAATATCTTAATTCAAGCTCGCTTTATTGATATTGTAATTGGAAGTATTATAGGAGGTATTGGTGGTTGGTTCTTACATCATGAGTACCTAAGAAAACAAACTCGCGATAGTTTGCGCAATACTCGATTACAATTACTCAAGAAAAAAAGGCATAAAATAGTACAACAGTAA